From one Stieleria sp. JC731 genomic stretch:
- a CDS encoding putative molybdenum carrier protein, producing MNTDDSLPTFLPHRIVSGGQTGVDRAGLEAAIALGIDHGGWCPKGRLSEDGSIPSRYQLDEMESPEYPPRTEQNVIDSDATLILYEGKLKGGTLLTQRLAKRHGRPCFSLKLDDSCVVELRRWLSVTKPSVLNVAGPRDSSCPGIETRALRFLLQAFET from the coding sequence TTGAATACTGACGATAGCTTGCCGACCTTTCTGCCACATCGAATCGTTTCTGGCGGGCAAACCGGTGTGGACCGCGCGGGATTAGAAGCCGCGATAGCGTTGGGAATTGATCACGGAGGCTGGTGTCCGAAAGGTCGGCTCAGCGAGGACGGTTCGATCCCCAGTCGCTATCAGTTGGATGAAATGGAATCGCCAGAGTACCCACCTCGGACGGAACAGAATGTCATCGATAGTGACGCGACACTGATTCTGTATGAAGGCAAACTCAAAGGCGGCACCTTGCTGACGCAACGTTTAGCCAAGCGACACGGTCGTCCCTGTTTCAGTCTGAAGCTGGACGACAGTTGTGTTGTCGAGCTGCGGCGTTGGCTATCGGTCACCAAACCGTCGGTTCTAAACGTGGCAGGTCCCCGTGATAGCAGTTGTCCTGGGATCGAGACGCGAGCTTTGCGGTTTTTGTTACAAGCTTTTGAAACCTGA
- the ribD gene encoding bifunctional diaminohydroxyphosphoribosylaminopyrimidine deaminase/5-amino-6-(5-phosphoribosylamino)uracil reductase RibD, protein MTLTDSDHCHDDESWMRKALTLAVCGEGHVEPNPMVGCVLVKDGQLIGQGDHQKFGGPHAEVEALRSLASAADAESATAYVTLEPCCHFGKTPPCSEALIRAKVARVVIAMQDPFPKVAGGGLQQLRDAGVEVTVGVLQAEAEALNAPYLKRLREGLPWVIAKWAMTIDGRVATTTGESQWISGPESRRHVHQLRGRVDAILVGMGTVLADDPMLNARATDESGKPIDPPRVAKRMVFSRGRLPPVDSKLVQSAKQIPTYLFTSPFVDPDERQRLEDRGIVCYAENYDIQKILRLCAEGFDGQQPATNLMVEGGPTLMASLLGESAEQCLIDEIHAYVGPKLFGGASAPGPVLGSGIERLDRVPLFRLSQVDQFDQDVRMIYRRSL, encoded by the coding sequence ATGACGCTCACCGATTCTGATCATTGCCACGACGACGAATCGTGGATGCGAAAAGCGTTGACGCTAGCCGTGTGTGGCGAAGGTCATGTCGAGCCGAACCCGATGGTCGGCTGCGTTCTGGTCAAGGACGGACAACTGATCGGACAAGGGGACCACCAAAAGTTCGGTGGCCCTCATGCCGAAGTCGAAGCTCTTCGAAGTCTCGCTTCGGCAGCCGATGCCGAGTCTGCGACGGCTTATGTAACGCTTGAACCGTGCTGTCACTTCGGCAAAACGCCACCGTGTAGCGAAGCGTTAATCCGTGCAAAGGTTGCGCGAGTCGTGATCGCGATGCAGGATCCGTTTCCCAAAGTTGCTGGCGGAGGTCTGCAGCAACTGCGTGATGCCGGTGTGGAAGTCACCGTCGGTGTACTGCAAGCGGAAGCCGAAGCGTTAAATGCGCCCTATCTAAAGCGATTGCGTGAAGGCTTGCCTTGGGTCATCGCCAAGTGGGCGATGACGATCGACGGCCGGGTAGCCACGACCACCGGTGAAAGCCAGTGGATATCGGGACCCGAATCGCGTCGACATGTTCATCAATTGCGGGGCCGCGTCGACGCCATTCTTGTTGGCATGGGAACCGTGCTGGCTGATGATCCGATGCTGAACGCGCGTGCGACTGACGAAAGTGGTAAACCCATCGATCCTCCCCGCGTTGCCAAGCGGATGGTATTTTCGCGGGGAAGGTTACCACCGGTTGATTCGAAGCTGGTGCAATCAGCGAAACAGATTCCGACGTATCTGTTTACCAGTCCGTTCGTCGATCCCGACGAACGGCAGCGATTGGAAGATCGTGGGATCGTTTGCTATGCCGAAAACTACGACATACAAAAGATCCTAAGGCTTTGCGCCGAAGGGTTCGATGGTCAGCAACCGGCTACCAATTTGATGGTCGAAGGCGGGCCCACGCTGATGGCTAGTCTGTTGGGTGAATCGGCTGAGCAGTGCCTGATCGATGAGATTCACGCTTACGTCGGACCCAAACTGTTCGGTGGCGCGAGCGCACCGGGACCGGTTTTGGGATCGGGGATCGAGCGGCTTGATCGTGTTCCACTGTTTCGGCTAAGCCAAGTGGATCAATTTGATCAGGACGTTCGCATGATCTATCGCCGCTCACTCTAG
- a CDS encoding competence/damage-inducible protein A, which translates to MSQNKLRAEVISIGDEMTSGARLDTNSQWLSRRLGELGIEVEFHSTVGDTLQHNIDVFRIAAARADVVVATGGLGPTRDDLTRQAIAAAADQPLEFRQSALDHIEKLFSKRNREMPERNKIQAMFPVHSDEVFNPQGTAPGIDIEITQHGNRCRVFALPGVPAEMMRMFDDTVGPRILEMTGGQANHIEHLVMKFFGTGESDMEQRLGEMIERDRTPRVGITVSAATISLRITAIASSREECFRQIQATREEILSLVGDLHYGDGEDYEQFHAVDRELRERGESLVTAEFGRAAMLSDWFASLGPSPSYRGGISFADTTSLGQFLSVDADDALAKLQKTSDASWVLAVDQYPSLEGENDAPLPAAEVELIVLSPSGERFSAVSRIGGHPSIIQPRIAKAGLAWFRNVLKEAK; encoded by the coding sequence ATGTCTCAGAATAAACTTCGCGCCGAAGTCATCTCCATTGGCGATGAAATGACCAGCGGTGCTCGGCTGGATACAAATTCGCAGTGGCTCAGTCGGCGTCTGGGCGAACTTGGGATCGAGGTTGAATTTCACAGCACCGTTGGCGACACACTGCAGCACAATATCGATGTCTTTCGAATCGCAGCAGCTCGCGCCGACGTCGTCGTCGCGACCGGTGGCCTTGGCCCTACACGCGACGACCTGACACGTCAGGCGATTGCCGCCGCGGCCGACCAGCCGCTGGAATTTCGCCAGTCCGCGCTCGACCACATCGAAAAGCTATTCTCGAAACGCAATCGAGAAATGCCGGAGCGGAATAAGATTCAAGCGATGTTCCCGGTCCACAGCGATGAGGTCTTCAATCCCCAAGGTACTGCCCCGGGTATCGACATCGAAATCACACAGCATGGGAACCGTTGTCGTGTTTTCGCTTTACCAGGCGTCCCCGCCGAAATGATGCGGATGTTTGATGATACTGTCGGTCCAAGAATCTTGGAAATGACCGGCGGCCAAGCCAATCACATTGAACATTTGGTGATGAAGTTCTTTGGGACTGGTGAAAGCGATATGGAGCAACGCTTGGGCGAGATGATTGAGCGTGATCGGACGCCCCGTGTTGGCATCACCGTCAGCGCCGCAACCATTTCGTTGCGGATCACGGCGATCGCTTCAAGCCGCGAAGAATGCTTTCGGCAAATTCAGGCAACTCGCGAAGAAATCCTGTCGCTCGTTGGAGATTTGCATTATGGCGATGGCGAAGACTACGAACAGTTCCACGCCGTCGATCGGGAGCTTCGTGAACGCGGCGAAAGCCTTGTCACGGCTGAGTTTGGCAGGGCGGCAATGCTGTCCGACTGGTTCGCATCATTGGGGCCCTCGCCAAGCTATCGCGGCGGGATCAGTTTCGCCGATACCACTTCGCTGGGGCAGTTTTTATCGGTAGATGCAGATGACGCATTGGCAAAGCTTCAGAAAACTTCCGACGCGTCGTGGGTGTTGGCAGTCGACCAATACCCTTCACTGGAAGGTGAAAACGATGCCCCGTTGCCTGCTGCCGAAGTTGAGTTGATTGTGCTTTCACCCTCCGGCGAACGGTTCAGTGCAGTCAGTCGCATCGGTGGGCACCCTTCGATCATCCAGCCCCGAATCGCCAAGGCAGGATTGGCTTGGTTTCGAAATGTTTTGAAGGAAGCAAAATGA
- a CDS encoding alkaline phosphatase D family protein codes for MTKHVPRRSALKTLGASGALLGLAETSNAQDSAATSATAPTDSPVIDWADTHDRVWLGGNCWANPMEDWVIRDGAAECISTGGDRNVHLITHQLTDPTQPFHTSVVVSQVELAGNDDGVGFRIGVRSDINEYRSNVFAKNGIRAGLQDGVLFINQKKVALEGTKSPQNLRLALQGEPSGDQVQLTLSIINDEGSVLGSVQHTVAKEGVLGNIAIANSFDPKFQNKQGARYRFSNWTVNGDAFTINEDHTFGPILWTMYSLSDSRGDEGFVLKLSALTGPLGESDNKDVDLQLQNEDGWETVATAALDTDAWTATFRLPNWDATQPKNYRVVYRQQHPSGKETESSWSGTIRSNPKDRPLRFGALTCQNDYAFPYEPVAENLVKLDPDLLYFSGDQLYENHGGYGIIRRPADRAILNYLRKYYQFGWSFRHAMKDRPTLCLPDDHDVFQGNIWGEGGAPMDVETGGASSNGGYIEPAKMVNVVHKTNCAHHPDCYDPTPCKQDISVYYGDMVYGGVGFAIIADRQWKSGPQRVDTGSGRADHLSDPDIDPLRLDKPGLVLLGDRQHEFLKDWASDWRGHSIKVLLSQTVFAGVATHHGGYNGYLVADLDCGGWPQTQRDVAIKLATPAKPLHINGDQHISSLVQYGVDKQRDSFWSFCTPAIAAGYPRWWRADEVGMEHTNRPSHGMEHTGEYLDGLGNKVYVYTVGNPIVPTAKNRYEKAHQKGSGFGYVVIDPKERTYVVNSYRFLIDATDGKAENQFPNWPVTIHQDENGGANRIS; via the coding sequence ATGACCAAGCACGTCCCACGCCGTTCAGCACTTAAAACCCTCGGTGCTAGCGGAGCTTTACTAGGACTCGCCGAGACCTCAAACGCACAAGATTCCGCCGCCACTTCGGCAACCGCCCCAACCGATTCACCAGTTATCGATTGGGCGGACACGCACGATCGAGTCTGGCTGGGCGGGAACTGTTGGGCAAACCCAATGGAAGACTGGGTCATTCGAGACGGCGCCGCCGAATGCATCTCGACCGGCGGCGACCGGAACGTGCATTTGATCACACACCAATTGACGGACCCCACCCAACCTTTCCATACCAGTGTTGTCGTCTCGCAAGTCGAACTGGCTGGCAATGACGATGGCGTTGGGTTCCGTATCGGTGTCCGTAGCGACATCAACGAATACCGCAGCAACGTCTTTGCCAAAAACGGAATCCGGGCTGGCCTGCAAGACGGCGTCCTGTTCATCAATCAAAAGAAAGTTGCGCTCGAAGGCACCAAGTCACCGCAAAATCTGCGTTTAGCTTTGCAAGGTGAACCGAGCGGTGATCAAGTTCAATTGACGCTTTCAATCATCAACGATGAAGGCTCCGTACTCGGCAGTGTGCAACACACCGTTGCCAAAGAAGGTGTGCTGGGAAACATTGCGATCGCGAATAGCTTCGATCCTAAATTCCAAAACAAGCAAGGTGCCCGGTACCGTTTCAGCAACTGGACTGTCAACGGCGATGCCTTCACAATCAACGAGGATCACACCTTTGGTCCGATCCTTTGGACGATGTATTCGCTTAGCGATTCAAGAGGAGACGAAGGCTTCGTCCTAAAACTATCCGCGTTAACCGGACCGCTGGGTGAATCCGACAATAAAGACGTCGACCTGCAACTTCAAAACGAGGACGGCTGGGAAACGGTCGCAACCGCAGCGCTGGATACCGACGCTTGGACAGCCACCTTCCGGTTGCCCAATTGGGATGCCACGCAACCGAAAAACTACCGCGTCGTTTACCGTCAACAACATCCCAGCGGAAAAGAAACCGAATCATCTTGGTCGGGCACCATCCGTTCAAATCCGAAGGACCGCCCTCTTCGCTTTGGCGCATTGACCTGCCAAAACGACTACGCGTTCCCGTATGAACCGGTCGCCGAAAATTTGGTCAAACTGGATCCAGACCTGCTTTATTTCTCGGGTGATCAGCTCTACGAGAACCACGGTGGCTATGGAATTATTCGCCGCCCGGCCGATCGTGCGATCCTGAATTACTTGCGCAAGTACTACCAATTCGGCTGGTCGTTTCGCCATGCGATGAAAGATCGTCCGACGCTGTGTCTACCGGACGATCACGACGTGTTCCAAGGCAACATCTGGGGCGAAGGCGGCGCGCCAATGGATGTCGAAACCGGCGGGGCGTCTTCGAATGGTGGCTATATCGAACCGGCCAAGATGGTCAACGTGGTTCATAAAACCAACTGCGCCCATCACCCCGATTGCTACGATCCGACACCCTGCAAACAAGACATCAGCGTTTACTATGGCGACATGGTTTACGGAGGCGTTGGCTTTGCGATCATCGCCGACCGGCAATGGAAAAGCGGCCCCCAGCGTGTCGACACTGGATCGGGACGTGCCGATCACCTTAGCGACCCCGATATCGATCCGCTGCGACTGGATAAGCCCGGGCTGGTCTTGCTGGGCGACCGACAACACGAATTCTTGAAAGACTGGGCGTCCGACTGGCGCGGCCATTCGATCAAGGTGCTGCTCAGCCAAACCGTCTTCGCGGGCGTGGCGACTCACCACGGCGGATACAACGGCTACCTCGTTGCCGACTTGGACTGTGGTGGCTGGCCACAAACTCAACGCGACGTCGCGATCAAGTTGGCCACCCCCGCAAAGCCGCTCCACATCAACGGCGACCAACACATCAGCTCGCTCGTTCAATACGGTGTCGATAAACAGCGCGATAGCTTTTGGTCGTTTTGCACCCCAGCGATCGCTGCCGGATACCCACGCTGGTGGCGAGCTGACGAAGTCGGCATGGAGCACACCAACCGCCCAAGCCATGGCATGGAGCACACCGGCGAATACCTCGATGGGTTAGGCAACAAAGTCTATGTCTACACAGTTGGCAATCCCATCGTCCCGACGGCTAAGAACCGATACGAGAAAGCTCACCAGAAAGGCAGCGGCTTTGGTTATGTCGTGATCGACCCGAAGGAACGAACCTATGTTGTCAATTCCTATCGGTTCTTAATCGATGCGACAGACGGAAAGGCAGAGAACCAATTTCCGAACTGGCCGGTCACAATCCACCAAGATGAAAACGGTGGTGCAAACCGGATCTCGTAG
- a CDS encoding WecB/TagA/CpsF family glycosyltransferase, whose protein sequence is MSIQPTGSFTSVPSVAPVVLPPQPTPQVPDPLPALERVSVWDVPFDCVDMDQAVERIEALIRRGEPSYVITANLNYVMLHAQQPDMPAITEQADLILADGQPIVWRSKLGPQELPERVAGSEMIYKLAQAASQNRWGIYFLGGEAGVAEACAKRLARDYPGMRIAGIESPPFRQLTEQEQLAQDQRIRESDAQILLVAFGQPKGERWIHENYKRLGVPVSIQLGASFDFIAGTAKRAPKVWQKLGAEWAYRMFSDPKRLVPRYASNAAFLLGALIKDWRRKVESWGMGVQTPQQEDSSR, encoded by the coding sequence ATGTCCATTCAACCGACAGGATCGTTCACCAGCGTTCCATCCGTCGCTCCTGTTGTGCTTCCCCCGCAACCGACACCGCAAGTTCCCGATCCCTTGCCCGCTTTGGAACGTGTCTCGGTCTGGGACGTGCCATTTGATTGTGTGGATATGGATCAAGCGGTGGAGCGGATCGAGGCATTGATTCGACGTGGAGAGCCCAGCTATGTGATCACGGCAAATCTGAACTACGTCATGTTGCACGCGCAGCAGCCCGACATGCCGGCGATTACCGAACAGGCGGATCTGATCCTTGCCGACGGCCAGCCCATCGTTTGGCGCAGCAAGCTCGGTCCGCAGGAACTGCCCGAACGCGTGGCCGGTAGCGAGATGATTTACAAGCTTGCCCAGGCGGCAAGCCAAAACCGTTGGGGCATTTATTTTCTAGGCGGTGAAGCCGGTGTCGCGGAGGCTTGCGCGAAGCGACTTGCTCGCGACTATCCCGGGATGCGAATCGCAGGGATCGAGTCGCCTCCGTTTCGACAGCTGACCGAGCAGGAGCAACTTGCCCAGGATCAACGCATTCGCGAGTCCGACGCGCAAATCTTGTTGGTCGCCTTCGGCCAGCCCAAGGGAGAACGTTGGATTCATGAGAATTACAAACGCTTGGGCGTTCCGGTCAGTATCCAGCTTGGTGCTTCGTTCGATTTCATCGCGGGGACGGCCAAGCGAGCACCTAAGGTCTGGCAGAAATTAGGTGCCGAATGGGCCTATCGTATGTTCAGCGATCCAAAGCGGTTGGTGCCGCGGTACGCATCCAACGCGGCGTTCCTGCTTGGAGCATTGATCAAGGACTGGAGACGCAAAGTCGAAAGCTGGGGCATGGGTGTTCAAACGCCTCAGCAAGAAGACTCGTCACGATAG
- a CDS encoding RluA family pseudouridine synthase: protein MKVLFEDNHLLVVDKPAGMATMGAEDGQMTAHRWACDYVKRKYNKPGNVYIGVVSRLDRLTTGTLVLARTSKAASRLTIQFGGPGKSKKVTTRATKIYLAVVEGNISSSASELEPNVLRDQVYKDDAAHRMRVDRHGKHESQLAELRYSVLAKSDQYSLVAVKLLTGRKHQIRLQFADRGFPVVGDKKYGSQQDFGPGIALHSWQLAIEHPTKGERLQFSAPIPGSWSEHFPWVPSMSKIEPLVADWI, encoded by the coding sequence ATGAAAGTGCTCTTCGAGGACAATCATTTGCTTGTTGTCGATAAGCCTGCCGGGATGGCGACGATGGGTGCGGAGGACGGTCAGATGACTGCGCATCGTTGGGCATGCGACTACGTCAAACGCAAGTACAACAAACCCGGGAATGTCTACATCGGTGTCGTCAGTCGTCTGGACCGGCTGACCACCGGGACACTCGTCCTCGCCCGCACCAGCAAGGCCGCATCGCGATTGACGATTCAGTTTGGAGGCCCAGGGAAAAGCAAAAAAGTCACTACCCGTGCGACGAAGATCTACTTGGCTGTCGTCGAAGGAAACATTTCTTCGTCGGCAAGTGAGCTTGAACCCAATGTCCTTCGCGACCAGGTGTATAAGGACGACGCCGCTCATCGGATGCGGGTGGATCGTCATGGGAAGCACGAAAGCCAACTTGCCGAATTGCGGTATTCCGTTTTAGCCAAATCGGATCAATACAGTCTGGTCGCAGTGAAGTTATTAACCGGGCGCAAGCATCAAATTCGCTTGCAGTTCGCCGACCGAGGTTTCCCTGTTGTCGGTGACAAGAAATATGGAAGCCAGCAAGACTTCGGTCCCGGAATCGCATTGCACAGTTGGCAGTTGGCCATCGAGCATCCGACCAAAGGCGAACGGTTACAATTCAGTGCCCCGATCCCGGGCTCGTGGTCCGAACACTTTCCTTGGGTGCCGTCGATGTCTAAGATCGAACCCCTGGTCGCCGATTGGATCTAG
- a CDS encoding serine/threonine-protein kinase: protein MIHPSSSSHQHPSDVQLLACLDQESEAAIDKSVVEHLDHCADCQRRIESISNVDDSNVRIVSALQAESQAAMSSKTANEETSYSQSPQDFAVHFLQPSSSDDAIGRIGDFDVVSVIGVGGMGVVLKGIDSELNRPVAIKVMSPHLAALGVARQRFLREAQATAAIVHPNVMPVLSVSESTAQLPFLVMPYVVCHSLQQRIDAEGALKTIDVLRIAAQVAAALAAAHKQGLVHRDVKPANILLERGVDRSMLTDFGLARAADDVSVTRSGFIAGTPQFMSPEQARGEGIDQRSDLFSLGAVIYTMSVGRPPFQSETSYGVLRKIVESHPKSLREQNPDVPDWMESLVLRLLAKDAASRPQSATEVQELIEACLAHIQQPTIARIPESLLMSRQTVNRSLKKLITFIFGFALVGCFMSFGSVLMYLNLAQDDSNESTVVPMQSVELEFVDPVDESIDNLQDQIDELRQEINQNDWEESLELNQQT from the coding sequence GTGATTCATCCCTCCTCAAGTTCTCATCAACATCCCAGTGACGTTCAGCTATTGGCTTGCCTGGATCAGGAATCAGAAGCGGCGATCGATAAATCAGTCGTCGAGCATCTGGACCACTGTGCCGATTGCCAGCGACGTATCGAGTCGATCTCGAATGTGGATGACTCGAACGTTCGGATCGTGTCAGCTCTACAAGCAGAATCACAGGCAGCCATGTCGTCAAAGACAGCGAACGAAGAGACATCGTATTCGCAGTCACCCCAGGATTTCGCCGTTCACTTTTTACAGCCTTCCAGCAGCGATGATGCGATCGGCCGCATCGGTGATTTTGACGTCGTTTCCGTGATCGGCGTCGGCGGGATGGGCGTCGTGCTCAAAGGCATCGATAGCGAACTGAATCGCCCTGTCGCGATCAAAGTAATGTCACCACATTTGGCCGCACTCGGCGTTGCACGCCAACGGTTTTTACGTGAAGCCCAGGCGACGGCCGCCATCGTTCATCCGAATGTGATGCCGGTGCTATCCGTTTCGGAATCAACGGCGCAGTTGCCATTCTTGGTCATGCCTTATGTCGTTTGTCATTCGCTGCAGCAACGGATCGACGCCGAAGGTGCGCTAAAGACAATCGACGTGTTGCGAATTGCGGCTCAAGTGGCCGCGGCGCTTGCCGCAGCTCACAAGCAAGGGCTCGTTCATCGTGACGTCAAGCCAGCCAACATCTTGTTAGAACGCGGTGTGGATCGGTCAATGTTGACGGATTTCGGGTTGGCTCGTGCCGCGGATGATGTCTCGGTCACGCGTTCGGGATTCATCGCCGGGACGCCTCAATTCATGTCGCCCGAACAGGCTCGCGGAGAAGGCATTGATCAACGCAGTGACTTGTTCAGTTTGGGGGCGGTGATCTACACGATGTCTGTGGGGCGCCCGCCGTTTCAATCGGAAACGAGCTACGGCGTTCTCAGGAAAATCGTCGAGTCGCATCCAAAGTCATTGCGTGAACAGAATCCCGATGTACCGGATTGGATGGAATCGCTGGTGCTTCGGCTTTTGGCAAAGGATGCCGCATCGCGACCGCAATCGGCGACCGAAGTCCAGGAGTTAATCGAAGCCTGTTTGGCTCACATTCAACAGCCCACCATCGCAAGAATTCCGGAGTCGCTATTGATGTCGAGACAAACCGTTAATCGATCGCTAAAGAAACTGATCACATTCATATTCGGTTTTGCGCTCGTCGGTTGTTTCATGTCGTTCGGGTCCGTCTTGATGTATCTGAACTTAGCCCAAGATGATTCAAATGAATCGACTGTTGTTCCGATGCAATCTGTCGAACTCGAATTTGTCGATCCAGTTGACGAATCGATTGACAACTTGCAGGACCAGATCGACGAACTACGCCAAGAAATCAATCAAAACGATTGGGAAGAATCGTTGGAACTCAATCAGCAAACGTAG
- a CDS encoding tetratricopeptide repeat protein, with amino-acid sequence MSVDPYAICPCGNGKKIKFCKCKDSVGQMDQVLKMVEGGQIVPALDRLRSILDEHSDAAWALAIRGRLLISLQEFDSLADNAERFIRLQPSNPLALTQRAAVSVAKGEMQVATDSLLEAFNESGQNVDSFLMDVAMLVAMGLVQNESILSARLFAMLPLGASGYDSSDAGNFMNQLDSSPMINHLLKHIPDLIECQSGVDWQERYDEAIALLDVNKVLLAQDKFESLRRTAPGQAAVLSGLLRCAIWRGDVDRQAEMAQQLSQVEALDLLERQRYGAIAALLKERDVLAVESANVRADFNDIDQAEMALSANSRVRQMEPAQLARLKISDDSVPPRSAFFVGDRELPDSSEDTAGADAPVNLCIACVYGRQTDQGPHVIAYDVAQDQIDDVKSIFSEAIPEGEITVGEPLPTPLMVELDLRPVRVKDPTSMAEMTKFNREFAQKNIPVRAASIKLPLFEGKSLGEIADDDSKAMQRGIYIRILEGQERLQSLDGVLDAIREIAKVDALPPLKPANEEANMVNPADLFRIDASDSDCISLYYLASSARQVGAREAARKFAALLVEKQAPTAESAEEKQLVMEGYLIQMMSIGDPQAAFAMGSTATEYAKANQLNFAPVLLMQMELCLMSADQDGFRSTIMEIEKNYGNDPAVMARVQQVLVQLGVIRPDGSLRAPQGAPGPAPGNDFVPAPAPQASGGQSSEGLWTPDSPGESNSGGGGKLWVPGMD; translated from the coding sequence ATGTCTGTCGATCCATATGCAATTTGTCCTTGTGGCAATGGAAAGAAAATCAAATTCTGCAAATGCAAAGATTCCGTCGGGCAGATGGATCAGGTGCTGAAGATGGTCGAGGGCGGACAGATCGTTCCCGCCTTGGATCGTTTGCGTTCGATTTTGGACGAGCATTCCGATGCGGCGTGGGCCTTGGCGATCCGCGGGCGTTTGCTGATCAGTCTGCAAGAATTTGATTCCTTGGCCGACAATGCCGAGCGATTCATTCGTTTGCAACCGTCCAACCCATTGGCCCTGACACAGCGTGCTGCCGTTAGCGTCGCCAAAGGTGAGATGCAGGTTGCGACCGATTCGCTTTTGGAAGCATTCAACGAAAGCGGCCAAAACGTCGATTCATTTTTGATGGACGTCGCCATGCTTGTCGCGATGGGCTTGGTCCAGAACGAATCAATCCTATCGGCACGGTTATTTGCGATGTTGCCACTGGGGGCGTCGGGATACGACTCCTCGGATGCTGGTAACTTCATGAATCAGCTTGACAGCTCGCCGATGATCAACCATCTGCTCAAGCACATCCCAGACCTGATCGAATGCCAAAGCGGTGTCGATTGGCAAGAGCGTTACGACGAAGCGATCGCACTACTTGATGTCAACAAAGTCCTGCTTGCTCAGGATAAGTTCGAATCTTTGCGACGAACCGCTCCGGGACAAGCCGCGGTGTTGTCAGGTCTGCTGCGATGCGCGATTTGGCGTGGCGATGTCGATCGACAAGCCGAAATGGCACAGCAGCTTTCGCAAGTCGAAGCCCTCGATCTGCTGGAGCGTCAACGCTACGGTGCGATCGCGGCCTTGTTGAAAGAACGCGACGTTCTGGCCGTCGAGTCCGCAAATGTTCGCGCCGATTTTAATGACATCGACCAAGCCGAAATGGCGCTGTCGGCCAATAGCCGCGTTCGCCAGATGGAACCTGCACAGCTTGCACGCTTGAAAATCAGTGACGACAGTGTTCCACCGCGATCGGCATTCTTTGTCGGTGATCGCGAGCTTCCCGATAGCTCCGAAGACACCGCTGGTGCAGATGCCCCGGTCAACCTTTGCATCGCATGTGTCTACGGACGCCAAACCGATCAAGGGCCTCACGTCATTGCATACGATGTTGCGCAAGATCAGATCGATGATGTAAAGTCGATTTTCTCTGAAGCGATTCCCGAAGGTGAAATCACTGTCGGTGAACCGCTGCCGACGCCTCTGATGGTCGAACTAGATCTGCGACCGGTTCGGGTGAAAGATCCGACATCAATGGCGGAGATGACTAAGTTCAATCGAGAGTTTGCGCAGAAGAACATTCCTGTGCGTGCCGCCTCGATCAAGCTTCCGTTATTCGAGGGGAAATCTTTAGGCGAGATCGCCGACGATGATTCCAAAGCAATGCAGCGAGGGATCTATATCCGCATTCTCGAAGGCCAAGAGCGTTTACAAAGCCTCGACGGTGTCTTGGACGCGATTCGCGAAATCGCCAAGGTTGACGCCTTGCCACCTTTGAAGCCGGCCAATGAAGAAGCCAATATGGTGAATCCGGCCGACCTGTTCCGGATCGATGCGTCCGATTCGGACTGCATTTCGCTGTACTACTTGGCTTCGTCAGCGCGGCAAGTTGGCGCCCGTGAAGCGGCTCGCAAATTCGCCGCACTGCTCGTCGAAAAACAAGCTCCGACTGCCGAATCGGCGGAAGAAAAGCAACTGGTGATGGAAGGCTACCTGATCCAGATGATGTCGATTGGCGATCCTCAAGCCGCGTTCGCGATGGGCTCCACAGCGACTGAGTATGCCAAGGCCAATCAGTTGAATTTTGCTCCCGTTCTGTTGATGCAGATGGAGCTATGTCTGATGTCCGCTGACCAAGACGGTTTCCGTAGCACGATCATGGAGATCGAAAAGAATTACGGAAACGACCCAGCTGTCATGGCTCGTGTTCAGCAAGTCTTGGTGCAACTCGGCGTCATTCGTCCAGACGGGTCGCTGCGTGCACCTCAGGGCGCCCCCGGCCCCGCACCCGGAAACGACTTCGTTCCGGCCCCCGCACCGCAAGCATCCGGCGGTCAAAGCTCCGAAGGCCTTTGGACTCCCGATAGCCCAGGCGAATCCAATTCCGGTGGCGGCGGAAAGCTTTGGGTTCCCGGAATGGACTGA